A genomic window from Pseudanabaena yagii GIHE-NHR1 includes:
- a CDS encoding Calvin cycle protein CP12: MSNIKEKILEEVQQARETCEVSGTDSKECAAAWDAVEELQAEASHQKQDKPKNSLEIYCDDNPDAAECRLYED, from the coding sequence ATGAGCAATATTAAAGAAAAGATTCTAGAAGAAGTCCAACAAGCCAGAGAAACCTGCGAAGTTAGCGGTACTGATTCTAAAGAATGTGCTGCTGCATGGGATGCAGTAGAAGAGTTGCAAGCTGAAGCATCGCACCAAAAGCAAGATAAGCCTAAAAACTCCCTTGAAATTTATTGCGATGACAATCCTGACGCTGCTGAATGCCGTTTGTACGAAGATTAA